In a genomic window of Methanoregula sp. UBA64:
- the leuS gene encoding leucine--tRNA ligase gives MSEFDLGKFEEEAHERWLHAFEANPSSKEKFYITVAFPYPSGAMHVGHGRTYIVPDVIARFWRMRGKQVLFPMAFHVTGAPVVGISKRIARKDEKTIRLYRDLYKVPQNVLDGFVDPLTIVKHFAAEYQRVMTSCGLSIDWRRRFITVDPTYSKFVEWQWKHLYEAGHVIKGVHPVRYCTVDDNPVGDHDLLEGDKAEVIKFTLVMFHYGDALIPTATLRPETIHGVTNLWANPNVTYVKAIVDGKAWIISKDAAEKLVLQDHTVEIREEVPGKDLIDKTVSHPLCGTVPILPADFVDPDMATGMVMSVPAHAPFDYIALRDLQQQGKYATIRPVPLIKVEGYGEVPAQDAVEKAGIKHQMDSRMDALTQEIYSAEFSKGKLFPQFGGKPVRVAREDMAQEMLDKYGSVVMYEFDQRPVICRCGNKVKVKILHDQWFLKYSDPAWKQQVSDHLKDMALVPPEVRAEFDRTVGWLKDWACTRRVGLGTKFPWDTKQLIEPLSDSTVYMSYYTIAHKIREMEPKLLTPEVFDYIFLGKKSPDLPEKKKLDAMREEFLYWYPYDFRFSAKDLISNHLTFQIFHHVTIFPKDKLPKGMVVFGMGLLNGAKMSSSKGNVFLLEDAVSEFGADTVRMFLTGSAEPWQDFDWRNELVLSTKKQIERFYATIRELKDVRGEPQDIDKWLVSRLQEHVAKMTAALDNFQTRQALQEASFGIETDLKWYRRRLPEGSNGSSELATLCSVWTRLLSPFIPFTTEHLWKELGNKDMVSFAEWPVADSKLINTKIELSEELLARTVEDVESIKKLIQITPKSITIVLAPAWKHEVFRTIAQSTDRNTVIKEIMKNDAMKKRGKEATDAAKQCTTLIHRLPPQIVEQLAEEPLNERAVFEAAKAFLEREFGIPVHIADAESSGHAKGATALPFKPAIVIE, from the coding sequence TTGAGCGAATTCGATCTGGGAAAATTTGAGGAAGAGGCCCACGAACGATGGCTCCATGCGTTCGAGGCCAACCCCTCCAGTAAGGAGAAGTTCTATATCACCGTCGCGTTCCCGTACCCGAGCGGTGCAATGCACGTCGGTCACGGCCGTACCTATATCGTGCCCGATGTGATTGCACGGTTCTGGCGGATGCGGGGCAAACAGGTGCTTTTCCCGATGGCGTTCCACGTCACGGGCGCACCGGTGGTCGGCATCTCAAAGAGGATCGCACGGAAAGACGAGAAGACAATCCGGCTCTACCGCGACCTGTACAAGGTACCGCAGAATGTGCTCGACGGGTTTGTTGACCCGCTTACCATCGTCAAGCATTTTGCCGCCGAATACCAGCGCGTGATGACCTCCTGCGGCCTTTCCATTGACTGGCGCAGGCGCTTTATCACGGTCGATCCGACCTACAGCAAGTTCGTCGAGTGGCAGTGGAAACACCTGTACGAGGCAGGCCACGTGATCAAGGGCGTCCACCCGGTCCGGTACTGCACGGTCGATGACAACCCGGTCGGGGACCACGACCTTCTCGAAGGGGACAAGGCAGAAGTGATCAAGTTCACGCTCGTCATGTTCCACTATGGCGATGCCCTCATCCCCACCGCCACCCTCCGGCCCGAGACGATCCACGGGGTCACGAACCTCTGGGCAAACCCGAACGTCACCTACGTGAAGGCTATCGTTGACGGCAAAGCCTGGATCATCTCGAAAGATGCCGCCGAGAAGCTCGTGCTCCAGGACCACACAGTCGAGATCAGGGAAGAAGTCCCGGGAAAAGACCTCATCGACAAGACCGTGAGCCACCCGCTCTGCGGTACCGTCCCGATCCTCCCCGCCGATTTCGTTGACCCCGACATGGCGACCGGCATGGTCATGAGCGTGCCCGCCCATGCACCGTTCGACTATATTGCCCTCCGCGACCTCCAGCAGCAGGGAAAATACGCCACTATCAGGCCCGTCCCGCTGATCAAGGTCGAAGGCTACGGCGAAGTCCCGGCGCAGGACGCTGTTGAAAAGGCAGGGATCAAACACCAGATGGACAGCCGGATGGATGCCCTCACGCAGGAGATCTACTCTGCCGAGTTCTCGAAGGGGAAACTCTTCCCCCAGTTCGGCGGCAAGCCCGTCCGGGTTGCCCGTGAGGACATGGCGCAGGAGATGCTCGACAAGTACGGCTCGGTCGTTATGTACGAGTTCGACCAGCGTCCCGTCATCTGCCGGTGCGGCAACAAGGTAAAAGTCAAGATCCTCCACGACCAGTGGTTCCTGAAGTACAGCGACCCCGCATGGAAGCAGCAGGTGAGCGACCACTTAAAGGACATGGCACTCGTGCCCCCCGAGGTCCGGGCGGAGTTCGACCGGACGGTCGGCTGGCTTAAGGACTGGGCCTGCACCCGCCGTGTCGGTCTTGGCACGAAATTCCCGTGGGATACCAAGCAGCTCATCGAACCCCTCTCTGACTCGACCGTGTACATGTCGTATTACACGATCGCCCACAAGATCCGCGAGATGGAGCCAAAGCTCCTCACCCCCGAGGTCTTCGATTACATCTTCCTCGGGAAGAAGTCTCCGGACCTCCCCGAGAAGAAGAAGCTCGATGCAATGCGGGAAGAGTTCCTGTACTGGTACCCGTACGACTTCCGGTTCTCGGCAAAGGACCTGATCAGCAACCACCTCACCTTCCAGATCTTCCACCACGTAACGATCTTCCCGAAAGACAAGCTCCCGAAGGGCATGGTCGTCTTCGGCATGGGCCTTTTAAACGGCGCAAAGATGTCCTCCTCGAAGGGGAATGTTTTCCTCCTCGAAGATGCGGTCAGCGAGTTCGGCGCCGATACGGTCCGTATGTTTTTGACCGGCAGCGCCGAGCCGTGGCAGGACTTTGACTGGAGAAACGAGCTCGTCCTCTCCACGAAAAAGCAGATCGAACGGTTCTATGCAACCATCAGGGAGCTCAAAGATGTCAGAGGCGAGCCGCAGGATATCGACAAGTGGCTCGTAAGCCGGCTCCAGGAGCATGTGGCAAAGATGACTGCGGCCCTGGACAACTTCCAGACCCGGCAGGCGCTCCAGGAGGCATCCTTCGGCATCGAGACCGATCTCAAGTGGTACCGCCGCAGGCTGCCCGAGGGGTCGAACGGCAGCAGCGAGCTTGCCACGCTCTGTTCGGTCTGGACCCGGCTCCTTTCACCGTTCATCCCGTTCACCACCGAGCACCTCTGGAAGGAGCTGGGCAATAAGGACATGGTCTCCTTTGCGGAGTGGCCGGTTGCGGACTCGAAGCTGATCAATACGAAGATCGAGCTCTCCGAAGAGCTCCTTGCCCGGACGGTCGAGGATGTCGAGTCGATTAAAAAGCTGATCCAGATCACCCCGAAATCGATCACCATCGTGCTCGCCCCCGCGTGGAAGCATGAGGTATTCCGGACGATTGCACAGTCGACCGACCGGAACACGGTGATAAAAGAGATCATGAAGAACGATGCCATGAAGAAGCGGGGCAAAGAGGCCACCGATGCGGCAAAACAGTGCACCACGCTCATCCACCGCCTGCCCCCGCAGATCGTGGAACAGCTCGCAGAGGAGCCCTTAAACGAGCGTGCGGTCTTTGAGGCTGCGAAAGCCTTCCTCGAACGCGAGTTTGGCATCCCGGTCCACATTGCAGATGCGGAATCGAGCGGCCATGCAAAAGGCGCAACCGCCCTGCCGTTCAAGCCGGCGATCGTGATCGAGTAA
- a CDS encoding YkgJ family cysteine cluster protein, which yields MAEFVCDHCGKCCRSLGRYIGIERQLSERDYYCKNTLSGEVFPVHVAPEFAEEIDEDFSCSGPGSHDGCIFLRRNPKGPGHVCAIHATRPRLCREFRCYHMVIFDATGVPVGRMVGRADIQTADPVLARVWDEEVKPLPCPASPAGDPAWVERVRAILAAHGYRAESVNGGNR from the coding sequence ATGGCCGAATTTGTCTGCGATCACTGCGGGAAATGCTGCAGGAGTCTTGGCCGGTATATCGGGATCGAGCGGCAGCTTTCGGAGAGGGACTATTACTGCAAAAATACCCTCTCGGGAGAGGTGTTCCCGGTGCATGTTGCGCCGGAATTCGCTGAAGAGATCGATGAGGATTTTTCCTGTAGCGGGCCCGGATCGCATGACGGCTGTATCTTCCTGCGCCGGAACCCGAAAGGACCGGGGCACGTCTGTGCCATCCATGCCACCCGGCCGCGGCTCTGCCGGGAGTTCCGCTGTTACCACATGGTAATTTTCGATGCCACCGGAGTGCCGGTGGGCCGGATGGTCGGGAGGGCGGATATCCAGACCGCCGATCCGGTGCTCGCCCGGGTCTGGGACGAGGAGGTAAAACCGCTCCCCTGCCCGGCAAGCCCCGCGGGCGATCCCGCATGGGTGGAGCGGGTCCGTGCAATCCTTGCAGCGCACGGTTATCGGGCAGAGAGCGTGAATGGCGGGAACCGGTAA
- a CDS encoding DUF5611 family protein: protein MQEYPIKRGLTKDLEERLVAELKNCFGVEPEKTGNTYRIRYGAIKNLEATCGAGGKTIRIDTESDSSVNDEVIIDTNKRFRKFLDAVTGFSTKERVKRAKSVEGE, encoded by the coding sequence ATGCAGGAGTACCCCATCAAGCGCGGATTAACAAAAGATCTTGAGGAGCGGCTGGTTGCGGAGCTGAAAAACTGTTTTGGTGTCGAACCCGAAAAGACCGGGAACACCTACCGGATCCGTTACGGCGCAATAAAAAATCTGGAAGCGACCTGCGGTGCCGGCGGCAAAACAATTCGCATCGACACGGAGTCCGATTCCTCGGTGAACGACGAGGTTATCATCGATACGAACAAGCGCTTCCGGAAGTTTCTCGACGCAGTGACCGGCTTCTCCACGAAAGAACGGGTAAAACGGGCAAAGAGCGTGGAAGGGGAATAA
- a CDS encoding proteasome assembly chaperone family protein, protein MTADASNDLKIFSKPLSSEDTAVLMGFPGSGLVGTIALQYMVDQMEFDLVGTMTSRYFPPLAMMNKGIINDPVRMYTKNNIAAIVADIPIHPMICYEISNGILDWLEPFKPKEVLTIAGIVTNEPEKRVFGVATTPEALKRIEEHTQVLPVGSISGIASSILTGCKIRGIPAYGLLGETVNAPDPRSSAATIEVLNKMYNLGLDVKPLLEQAEEIEQSMHKLSEEVQQSADATPKKDLPMYG, encoded by the coding sequence ATGACGGCAGATGCTTCTAACGATCTTAAGATTTTTTCAAAACCCCTCTCCAGTGAGGACACGGCCGTGCTCATGGGGTTTCCCGGGAGCGGACTTGTCGGCACCATCGCCCTCCAGTATATGGTCGACCAGATGGAGTTCGATCTTGTAGGCACCATGACCTCGCGGTACTTCCCGCCGCTTGCCATGATGAACAAGGGGATCATCAACGACCCGGTCCGTATGTATACGAAAAACAATATCGCCGCGATCGTAGCCGATATCCCCATCCACCCGATGATCTGCTATGAGATTTCGAACGGGATCCTCGACTGGCTGGAGCCCTTCAAACCAAAAGAGGTCCTAACCATTGCCGGGATTGTAACAAATGAGCCCGAAAAACGGGTATTCGGAGTCGCAACAACCCCGGAGGCATTAAAGCGGATCGAGGAGCACACCCAGGTCCTCCCCGTCGGAAGCATCTCGGGGATTGCATCGAGCATTCTGACCGGCTGTAAGATCCGGGGCATCCCGGCCTACGGTCTTCTCGGGGAGACGGTGAACGCACCCGACCCGCGCTCGTCGGCGGCAACCATCGAGGTGCTCAACAAGATGTACAACCTCGGCCTCGATGTCAAGCCTCTCCTCGAACAGGCAGAGGAGATCGAGCAGAGCATGCACAAGTTATCCGAAGAAGTCCAGCAGTCTGCGGATGCCACGCCGAAAAAAGATCTGCCGATGTACGGGTGA
- a CDS encoding DUF473 domain-containing protein, with the protein MKCAALTSISPDVIRDLRSGRPRTIELQSTHNIVTLADVEPGPDVHIFMTSIDTEDLSPGDSGICVYLISSAISMKRIVEFSQGTYYEERERMSARIQVKYCASSVVKEVFHEGICSPTQVEVLKSSCYHAG; encoded by the coding sequence ATGAAATGCGCTGCACTCACCAGTATTTCGCCCGATGTGATCCGCGATCTGCGGTCGGGACGGCCCCGGACCATCGAACTCCAGAGCACGCATAACATTGTGACCCTTGCCGATGTGGAACCGGGCCCTGATGTACATATCTTTATGACCTCGATCGATACCGAGGACTTAAGCCCCGGGGATTCCGGGATCTGCGTTTACCTGATATCGTCAGCGATCTCGATGAAACGGATTGTAGAGTTTTCGCAGGGGACTTACTACGAGGAGCGGGAGCGGATGTCCGCACGGATACAGGTAAAATACTGCGCATCCTCCGTGGTAAAAGAGGTCTTCCACGAAGGGATCTGTTCACCGACGCAGGTGGAAGTGCTCAAATCGTCCTGCTACCACGCGGGATAA
- a CDS encoding PEGA domain-containing protein yields MKGSHFLACLAWILLLVTLATPVAADPSITSISPSSGYNSGTLTNVVISGSNFNLTPSLGSVVLRKSGQSNITATIASPGSSTTTLTCNFPLYGAAAGTWDVVVTNQDGSFATSPTPFTVQSTMTLSSVTPATAQANTSSVGVTVAGTGLSSVSSLYLFNSDYTNLTASLGTITATSVTGTFDLSTVSPDTYQICVKDSTGAEKCGLSFVVTTDKVGTIDLSSTPAGASVYVDSTYKGVSPCIIPGLAVGSHTVKLTMDGYSTWSKSVKVTYGSNTTIVADLSQAVTATATTVPTSTPTTVKTSLKVTTVKIPTSWAKPTTTKASPVEGLVIIGAVGLAALVLRRTV; encoded by the coding sequence ATGAAAGGCTCACATTTTTTGGCGTGCCTAGCATGGATCCTCCTGCTGGTCACTCTTGCCACCCCTGTTGCCGCAGACCCCTCAATTACCAGTATCAGTCCTTCCTCGGGCTATAACAGCGGCACGCTCACCAATGTCGTGATCTCCGGATCGAACTTCAATCTGACCCCCAGCCTCGGATCGGTGGTGCTCAGAAAATCCGGGCAGAGCAATATCACCGCCACAATCGCTTCTCCGGGGAGCAGTACCACGACGCTCACCTGTAATTTTCCCCTGTACGGAGCAGCTGCCGGGACCTGGGACGTTGTCGTAACCAACCAGGACGGGAGTTTTGCTACCTCTCCAACCCCGTTTACCGTGCAGAGCACGATGACGCTATCATCTGTCACGCCAGCCACTGCACAGGCAAATACGTCGAGCGTGGGAGTTACCGTTGCGGGAACCGGCCTGTCCTCGGTCTCCAGCCTGTACCTGTTCAATTCGGACTACACCAACCTCACGGCGAGTCTTGGAACCATAACCGCGACTTCCGTTACCGGTACGTTCGATCTGTCAACGGTGAGTCCGGATACGTACCAGATCTGCGTCAAAGATTCGACCGGCGCCGAGAAGTGCGGGCTGTCCTTTGTGGTTACGACCGATAAGGTAGGAACCATCGATCTCTCCTCCACGCCCGCCGGGGCAAGCGTCTATGTGGATTCAACCTACAAGGGAGTATCTCCCTGTATTATCCCGGGTCTTGCGGTCGGTTCCCACACCGTCAAACTCACCATGGACGGGTATTCCACCTGGTCAAAGTCCGTCAAGGTGACGTATGGCAGCAATACCACCATCGTCGCCGATCTCTCCCAGGCAGTGACGGCGACCGCGACAACGGTACCGACATCGACACCGACAACGGTAAAAACATCGTTAAAGGTCACTACGGTAAAGATTCCTACCTCCTGGGCCAAACCGACCACAACGAAAGCTTCCCCGGTTGAAGGGCTCGTTATCATCGGTGCAGTCGGCCTTGCAGCACTTGTGCTCCGCAGGACGGTCTGA
- a CDS encoding PEGA domain-containing protein, translating to MKHSIFLIFLAGMILLLTLAVPVAADPAISGISPTSAYRGNSVTMTITGTGFDLPTSSSYKYVRLMMDGEDNITAASISSKSTTKIVAVFSSSRISSSITKGTWTVVVVNDDGSESTYDGFTISDDMTLSSISPTYAKTNTDDASFTLTGTSLSDVTEVYLYKSGYDNITTSDISAGSTTVTGTFDLTDASEETYKVCVMDSVGAVKCSSSVTFEVTTDEVGEIDISSSPSGATVYIDTASVGTTPYAATGLTVGSHIVKITKDGYVDWSKIVKVTSGDTTTVDAELTAMATAVITNPPTPMPTTIKTVIPVTTIKVPTTYPKITTAAATTTKVSPVEGAVVLGAIGLGIVVLRRKK from the coding sequence ATGAAACATTCAATTTTCCTCATATTTCTTGCAGGGATGATTCTGCTGCTCACACTTGCAGTACCTGTTGCAGCCGATCCGGCGATTTCGGGTATCAGCCCGACATCTGCCTATCGTGGCAATTCGGTTACGATGACTATCACAGGTACCGGTTTTGATCTGCCCACCTCGAGCTCGTACAAATATGTCCGGCTCATGATGGATGGAGAAGATAATATTACCGCCGCCTCAATTTCCTCCAAGAGTACTACAAAAATTGTGGCGGTATTCTCCAGCAGTAGAATTTCATCATCAATAACAAAGGGTACCTGGACTGTTGTGGTGGTCAATGATGACGGGTCGGAGAGTACCTATGACGGGTTTACGATCTCCGATGACATGACCCTGTCGTCAATCTCTCCAACGTATGCAAAGACCAATACCGATGATGCGTCATTTACCCTGACCGGCACCAGCCTGTCCGATGTAACTGAGGTCTACCTCTATAAGAGCGGTTACGACAACATCACCACATCAGATATCTCTGCGGGTTCAACAACGGTTACCGGGACGTTCGATCTGACGGATGCATCCGAAGAGACCTACAAAGTATGTGTCATGGATTCTGTGGGAGCGGTCAAATGTTCCTCGTCGGTTACCTTCGAAGTCACCACCGATGAAGTGGGCGAGATTGATATTTCGTCATCCCCCTCAGGAGCAACCGTGTATATCGATACGGCTTCTGTAGGCACAACTCCCTATGCGGCAACAGGTCTCACGGTGGGTTCGCATATAGTAAAAATTACAAAAGACGGGTATGTGGACTGGTCGAAAATTGTAAAGGTTACATCAGGTGACACGACAACGGTTGATGCAGAACTGACCGCGATGGCAACAGCCGTTATTACTAATCCGCCGACCCCGATGCCAACTACTATCAAGACGGTGATACCCGTAACGACGATAAAGGTACCGACAACGTACCCCAAGATAACAACCGCAGCGGCAACAACCACAAAGGTTTCTCCGGTTGAGGGGGCAGTCGTGCTCGGCGCCATTGGTCTGGGGATTGTGGTTCTCCGCCGGAAAAAATAA
- a CDS encoding NusA-like transcription termination signal-binding factor codes for MVEVKLTEDCMRLISQFESLTGAGSRDCVVDDRNERLIFVVNPGDMGLAIGKKGASIKKASEVMGKKIEVVEYNSNPEQFLKNCFLPAKVTSIEFSGEEDARSAIVDVSDEDRGIAIGKNGKNIFKAKKLAQRQHNIADVQILQKPGEEPMAQPAEDQ; via the coding sequence ATGGTCGAAGTCAAACTGACTGAAGACTGTATGCGCCTGATCTCCCAGTTCGAATCGCTGACCGGCGCGGGGAGCCGCGACTGTGTTGTCGACGATCGGAACGAGCGGCTGATCTTTGTGGTAAACCCCGGCGATATGGGGCTTGCAATCGGGAAGAAGGGTGCCTCGATCAAGAAGGCGTCCGAAGTGATGGGAAAGAAGATCGAGGTTGTGGAATACAACAGCAACCCCGAACAGTTCTTAAAGAACTGCTTTTTGCCCGCGAAAGTGACAAGCATTGAATTTTCCGGCGAAGAGGATGCCCGGTCGGCGATAGTCGATGTCAGCGATGAGGACCGCGGTATTGCGATCGGCAAGAACGGCAAGAATATTTTCAAGGCAAAGAAACTGGCCCAGAGGCAGCACAATATTGCCGATGTCCAGATCCTCCAGAAGCCCGGGGAAGAACCCATGGCCCAGCCGGCGGAAGACCAGTAA
- a CDS encoding 50S ribosomal protein L30e, which yields MDFNASLRRAIKTGNVILGQNNTEKCVKEGKAQMVVIAANCPENFKSQLAGYENIFIHTFDGSSVALGKACGKPFMVSALAIASPGESDILSLKRTA from the coding sequence ATGGATTTTAATGCTTCCTTAAGAAGAGCAATCAAGACCGGGAATGTTATTCTCGGCCAGAACAACACGGAAAAATGCGTAAAAGAGGGCAAGGCCCAGATGGTCGTCATCGCGGCAAACTGCCCGGAGAACTTTAAATCACAGCTTGCGGGCTATGAAAATATCTTCATCCACACGTTCGACGGATCGAGCGTTGCACTCGGCAAGGCATGCGGTAAGCCGTTCATGGTGAGCGCGCTTGCCATTGCAAGCCCCGGCGAGTCAGACATCCTTTCCCTTAAGAGGACGGCATGA
- the rpoA2 gene encoding DNA-directed RNA polymerase subunit A'', which produces MIADKYEKKIEAAALLQKTKEQLRTFLDGKEITDAQFKEILERVNKEFLSTRIEACEAVGVIAAQSIGEPGTQMTMRTFHYAGVAEINVTLGLPRLIEIMDARKEPSTPTMTVYLEPDYGIDRDRAREVSWQIEAAPLHEFGDITTDMENMQVVVHLNTKVCEKRKITPAEIMEVAPKKIRDRRHYRDFENDIDEAKAVIIFTPKDRESYQNLFQLAEHVRNVIVQGIDDIARVVVRKEGGEYILYTEGSNLKDVFDVAGVDTTRTRTNNISEIAQVLGVEAARNAIIHEAQSTLNEQGILVDVRHLMLVADMMCMEGEVKQIGRHGIAGEKESVLSRAAFEVTVNHLLDAAVANETDELSGVTENVIVGQPIQLGTGDVRLVAVKQRDN; this is translated from the coding sequence AAGAAGATCGAGGCCGCGGCACTCCTGCAGAAGACAAAGGAGCAATTACGCACGTTCCTTGACGGGAAAGAGATCACCGATGCCCAGTTCAAGGAGATCCTTGAGCGGGTCAACAAGGAATTCCTCTCGACCCGCATCGAGGCCTGCGAGGCAGTCGGTGTGATTGCGGCACAGTCCATCGGGGAACCCGGCACGCAGATGACGATGCGTACCTTCCACTATGCCGGTGTCGCAGAAATTAACGTGACACTGGGTCTGCCCCGGCTCATCGAGATCATGGATGCCCGAAAAGAGCCCAGCACCCCGACCATGACCGTGTACCTCGAGCCCGATTACGGGATTGACAGGGACCGGGCACGGGAAGTCAGCTGGCAGATCGAAGCGGCACCGCTCCATGAATTCGGTGATATCACGACCGATATGGAAAACATGCAGGTCGTCGTTCACCTCAACACAAAGGTGTGCGAGAAGCGTAAGATCACTCCTGCGGAGATCATGGAAGTCGCGCCAAAGAAGATCCGCGACCGCCGGCACTATCGCGACTTCGAGAACGATATTGACGAAGCAAAGGCCGTGATCATCTTCACCCCCAAGGACCGGGAGAGTTACCAGAACCTCTTCCAGCTTGCCGAACATGTGCGCAATGTCATTGTCCAGGGTATTGACGATATCGCGCGGGTCGTCGTGAGGAAAGAGGGCGGGGAGTATATACTTTATACTGAAGGATCCAACCTAAAGGATGTATTTGACGTTGCCGGTGTGGATACGACCCGTACCCGCACGAACAACATCAGTGAGATCGCCCAGGTACTCGGTGTCGAAGCCGCACGAAATGCCATCATCCACGAGGCCCAGTCAACCCTAAACGAACAGGGTATCCTCGTCGATGTCCGGCATCTCATGCTCGTTGCCGACATGATGTGCATGGAAGGCGAAGTCAAGCAGATCGGCCGTCACGGGATTGCCGGGGAGAAGGAGAGTGTCCTCTCCCGTGCAGCATTCGAAGTGACCGTCAACCACCTGCTTGACGCCGCGGTCGCAAACGAGACCGATGAGTTAAGCGGTGTTACCGAGAACGTCATCGTCGGCCAGCCGATCCAGCTCGGCACCGGGGATGTCCGGCTCGTGGCCGTCAAACAACGAGACAATTAA